Proteins encoded together in one Candidatus Xianfuyuplasma coldseepsis window:
- a CDS encoding LacI family DNA-binding transcriptional regulator, giving the protein MVTIKDVAKASGYSVSTVSYALNDSDNIPQVTKDKIWAVAKKLKYYPNAAARNLKNKSTNNIGFFISGFTGPVYHKIYDGVASVINNSKYHLILSFSQNAKRMIRERQIDAAIIMCPQVEDSVIEHANRLGMPVFVLDRLDNGDEHTYSHMLDSYTGAKLATQQLVDEGHQTIAYLSGIVGSFVDDERYRAFHDVISSNGSIQEKVYFGNFTESSGYELVQQLQGTLPFEAIFCANDEMAIGFIKGCMEYGISVPEDISVIGFDNVDISQYINGGLTTIDVDQGKWGSEVAQDLLDVLDGKHVDKQKVCPVQLHLRNTTKKRAS; this is encoded by the coding sequence ATGGTAACGATAAAAGATGTCGCGAAAGCAAGTGGATACAGTGTATCTACGGTATCCTATGCACTAAATGATTCCGACAACATCCCCCAAGTGACAAAGGACAAAATTTGGGCGGTAGCGAAAAAATTGAAATACTATCCTAACGCTGCAGCGCGGAACTTAAAAAACAAATCGACAAACAATATTGGATTCTTCATTTCTGGATTTACCGGACCGGTATATCATAAAATCTATGATGGTGTTGCGAGCGTCATCAACAACAGTAAATATCACTTAATCCTATCATTTAGCCAAAATGCGAAACGGATGATTCGGGAACGTCAAATTGATGCGGCAATCATTATGTGTCCGCAAGTGGAGGACTCAGTGATTGAACACGCCAATCGTTTGGGTATGCCCGTGTTTGTGTTAGACCGGTTAGATAATGGCGATGAACACACATATTCCCATATGTTGGATTCCTATACAGGAGCAAAATTAGCAACACAACAATTGGTCGACGAAGGCCATCAAACGATTGCCTATTTATCCGGTATTGTTGGTAGTTTTGTCGATGATGAACGCTATCGTGCATTCCATGATGTCATCTCATCGAATGGTTCGATTCAAGAGAAAGTCTACTTTGGTAACTTTACCGAAAGTAGCGGCTATGAACTTGTCCAACAACTCCAAGGCACACTACCATTTGAAGCAATATTCTGTGCCAATGATGAAATGGCGATTGGATTTATCAAAGGATGTATGGAATACGGTATTTCGGTTCCTGAAGATATCAGTGTTATTGGGTTTGATAATGTTGATATTAGCCAATACATCAATGGTGGATTAACGACTATCGATGTAGATCAAGGTAAATGGGGAAGCGAAGTAGCCCAAGATTTACTGGATGTATTGGATGGAAAGCACGTGGATAAACAAAAAGTATGTCCGGTACAATTACACCTTCGAAATACAACGAAAAAGAGGGCATCATGA
- a CDS encoding beta-galactosidase has protein sequence MSITYHKKQFLIDGKPRLLLFAEFHYYRTSPDKWQEKIDLIKASGVHGIASYIPWLIHEYHENDFDFEGRYHPENNLIGFLDLIAQNDLYFIARPGPFIMAEMKNDGIPFWVYEKYPDVVPVSWFNKPSTTVTLDYLAPDFLRLSKRYYSKVIPIISKHQYPEGNTLAIQLDNEIGMLPWVSNNPDLTDNVLTDFYQYLVDTYDHHLGKRYSFIHTPMDDFIEHVRFPQQEYVHKLHQDLGQYNRIRYSRYVEYLADYATEYGFDKGLFVINIHGCSAGRAVPYPIGISQLYQSYRNKPRFISGSDHYLRDVDVPHFTDAYILNRLTEASNGEDQPLTSLEFSAGDGDYGNSYSSRYKTSRIDFMTRMFVALNNRILNYYSFVGGRNYRLEDNLDDGNNRIATTGEEHGFAAPISPNGEKSYTWLRMQDVMHLVRAHENHLATQSLVDDGLEYVFDPDYFMTEYHTPNLDNEIFHNLEMHRSWDMWDNVLKPLLLLNYHFKATNIKDDPLTPQSVLLVPSARFMSQESQQKIVNHLQQGGKMILFGEVPQYDLEYNPCTLIQDYLELKNPHYFEPKGYRFRPSIIAKNLAEGRAELHRNYYQTFSVENPSSVFFEVYHNHQACGFHIKKDMSESIVITTRYRADLELYKRFMDTLGVSRHMHHDYELYHGIFMAKTVNDDGVEYNHLLNLDDFDKSFTLHDDKEYPIVLESGRALLMAKNLPISTDTTVLYSTNELVSFDSNEITIQLMGPSFTMEIESTRNIICDDPYVEITKQGTHYVVHKQQRLYDETVVKIQIQ, from the coding sequence ATGAGTATTACATATCACAAGAAACAGTTTCTAATCGACGGCAAACCAAGACTACTCTTGTTTGCCGAGTTTCATTATTACCGGACATCTCCGGATAAATGGCAAGAAAAAATTGATTTAATCAAAGCAAGTGGCGTTCATGGTATCGCGTCGTATATCCCTTGGTTAATTCATGAATATCACGAGAATGATTTTGATTTTGAGGGTCGTTATCATCCAGAGAATAACCTGATTGGTTTTCTCGATTTGATCGCTCAAAATGATTTATACTTTATCGCTCGTCCTGGGCCTTTTATCATGGCTGAAATGAAAAACGATGGCATCCCATTTTGGGTGTATGAGAAATATCCTGATGTCGTTCCAGTATCCTGGTTTAACAAACCTTCTACTACGGTAACGCTTGATTATTTAGCACCGGACTTCTTACGTCTTTCTAAACGGTACTATTCCAAAGTAATCCCGATTATTTCGAAACATCAATACCCCGAGGGAAATACTCTTGCGATTCAACTCGATAACGAAATTGGTATGTTACCTTGGGTAAGTAATAATCCTGATTTAACCGACAACGTACTCACTGATTTTTATCAATATCTGGTAGATACCTATGATCATCACCTAGGAAAACGGTACTCTTTCATCCATACACCGATGGATGATTTTATAGAACATGTTCGTTTTCCACAGCAAGAATACGTCCATAAGCTGCATCAAGATCTAGGCCAATATAACCGGATTCGATATAGTCGTTATGTTGAATACCTAGCAGACTATGCGACCGAGTACGGGTTTGATAAAGGATTGTTTGTGATTAATATCCACGGTTGTAGTGCAGGACGTGCAGTCCCCTACCCCATTGGTATTTCACAACTCTATCAATCCTATCGAAACAAACCTCGTTTCATCAGCGGTAGTGATCACTATTTAAGAGATGTGGATGTTCCTCATTTTACCGATGCCTATATTTTAAATCGCCTAACGGAAGCTAGTAATGGTGAAGACCAACCTCTAACATCCTTGGAATTTAGTGCCGGGGATGGCGACTATGGGAATAGTTATTCCTCCCGTTATAAAACAAGTCGGATTGATTTTATGACACGGATGTTCGTTGCATTAAACAATCGGATATTGAATTACTATTCATTTGTCGGTGGGAGAAACTATCGTCTAGAAGACAATTTAGATGATGGGAATAATCGGATTGCCACAACTGGTGAAGAACATGGATTTGCTGCTCCGATATCTCCAAATGGAGAGAAGAGTTATACTTGGCTGCGGATGCAAGACGTGATGCATTTAGTCCGTGCTCATGAAAACCATCTTGCGACTCAATCACTCGTGGATGATGGACTAGAGTATGTCTTTGATCCTGATTATTTCATGACGGAATACCATACGCCGAACCTCGACAACGAGATTTTTCACAACTTGGAAATGCATCGTTCATGGGACATGTGGGATAACGTCTTAAAACCGTTACTTCTTTTAAACTATCATTTCAAAGCAACCAATATAAAAGATGATCCGTTAACACCACAATCTGTCTTATTAGTACCATCTGCACGATTTATGTCGCAAGAATCCCAACAAAAGATTGTGAATCACTTGCAACAAGGTGGGAAAATGATCTTGTTTGGGGAAGTTCCTCAGTATGATTTGGAATACAATCCATGTACGTTGATTCAAGATTATTTGGAACTCAAGAATCCCCATTATTTTGAACCAAAAGGCTATCGCTTCCGACCTTCGATTATTGCGAAAAACCTAGCTGAAGGACGCGCGGAACTTCATCGTAACTACTATCAAACATTCTCAGTAGAGAATCCATCAAGCGTCTTTTTTGAAGTCTATCACAACCACCAAGCCTGTGGATTCCATATCAAAAAAGACATGTCTGAATCCATTGTTATTACGACGCGTTATCGTGCGGATTTGGAACTTTATAAACGGTTTATGGACACCCTGGGTGTATCGCGACATATGCACCATGATTACGAGCTGTATCATGGTATCTTTATGGCGAAAACAGTCAATGACGATGGAGTTGAATACAACCACCTTCTAAATTTGGATGATTTTGACAAATCCTTTACATTACATGATGACAAGGAATATCCGATTGTATTAGAGAGCGGACGAGCGTTATTAATGGCGAAAAATTTACCGATATCAACTGATACAACCGTGCTTTATTCAACCAATGAATTGGTCTCTTTTGACTCAAATGAAATTACTATTCAATTGATGGGTCCCTCATTCACAATGGAAATCGAATCGACAAGAAATATTATTTGTGATGATCCCTATGTAGAAATAACAAAACAAGGTACTCATTATGTTGTTCATAAACAACAACGACTATATGATGAAACAGTTGTCAAAATACAGATTCAATAG